From a single Staphylococcus epidermidis genomic region:
- a CDS encoding ParB/RepB/Spo0J family partition protein translates to MAYTDDQRLKMNNDDSVQFIALELIRPNPYQPRKTFEEERLNDLASSIQQHGILQPIVLRQTVQGYYIVVGERRFRASKLAGLTEVPAIIKELSDEDMMELAIIENLQREDLNAIEEAESYKKMMTDLNITQQEVARRLGKSRPYIANMLRLLQLPKNVAQMVQHGALSSAHGRTLLTLKDASKIKKTAKQAAQESWSVRYLEEYVNGLVSKDISRKVDKETKESKPKMIQQQERFLKKQYGAKVDISTSKNVGKITFEFKSEAEFKRLIRQLNKDYKEY, encoded by the coding sequence ATGGCATATACAGATGATCAGAGGTTGAAAATGAATAATGATGATAGTGTGCAATTTATTGCACTAGAATTAATTAGACCTAATCCTTATCAGCCACGTAAGACGTTTGAAGAAGAACGACTCAATGATTTAGCTTCATCAATTCAACAACATGGTATATTACAGCCTATTGTATTACGTCAAACTGTTCAAGGTTACTATATTGTTGTGGGTGAGCGACGATTTAGAGCATCTAAGTTGGCGGGATTAACAGAAGTGCCAGCTATTATTAAAGAACTATCTGATGAAGATATGATGGAATTGGCAATTATTGAAAATTTACAGAGAGAAGATTTAAATGCCATTGAAGAAGCAGAAAGTTATAAAAAAATGATGACAGATTTGAATATTACACAACAAGAGGTTGCGAGACGATTAGGTAAGTCACGTCCTTATATTGCCAATATGCTTAGGTTATTACAGTTACCTAAAAATGTTGCTCAAATGGTTCAACACGGGGCGTTATCTAGTGCTCATGGGCGTACGTTATTAACTTTGAAAGACGCCAGTAAAATAAAAAAGACGGCAAAACAAGCCGCTCAGGAGTCTTGGAGTGTAAGGTATTTAGAGGAGTACGTCAATGGTTTAGTCAGTAAAGACATCTCAAGGAAAGTTGACAAAGAGACTAAGGAAAGTAAACCTAAAATGATTCAACAGCAGGAAAGATTTTTAAAAAAGCAATATGGTGCGAAAGTAGATATTTCGACATCTAAAAATGTCGGGAAAATCACGTTTGAATTTAAATCTGAAGCAGAATTCAAACGCTTGATTCGTCAACTTAATAAAGATTATAAGGAATATTAA
- a CDS encoding PLP-dependent transferase: MKDTDLAQIALTQDHTGAIANPIYLSTAYQHPHLGESTGYDYTRTKNPTRTAFEEAFAQLEKGIASFATSSGMAAIQLICNIFKPGDEILVAFDLYGGTFRLFDFYEKQYGLKFKYVDFLNYEEVEKNITPQTRALFIEPISNPQMIEIDVETYYILSKKHQLLTIIDNTFLTPYLSTPLEEGADIVLHSATKYIGGHNDVLAGVVTVKDAQLAEQLNQFHNMIGATLSPLDSYLLQRGLKTLHLRIERSQENAQKLAQRCRQSDSIDEVLYSGRTGMLSLRLNQAYSVAKFLENLEICIFAESLGGTETFITFPYTQTHVDMPDEEKDKRGIDEYLIRLSVGIEDYNDIEADIIQALENSKVGVIS, translated from the coding sequence ATGAAGGATACAGATTTAGCTCAAATTGCTTTAACACAAGATCACACTGGCGCAATTGCCAATCCAATATATTTATCTACTGCATATCAGCATCCTCACCTAGGTGAATCAACAGGCTATGATTATACACGAACTAAAAATCCAACAAGAACAGCCTTTGAAGAAGCTTTTGCACAACTTGAAAAAGGCATTGCTTCATTTGCTACTTCCAGTGGTATGGCGGCGATTCAGTTAATATGTAATATATTCAAACCAGGTGATGAAATTCTCGTTGCATTTGACCTATATGGTGGAACATTTCGGTTATTCGATTTTTACGAAAAACAATATGGTTTGAAGTTTAAATATGTAGACTTTTTAAATTATGAAGAAGTGGAAAAAAACATCACTCCACAAACTAGAGCATTATTTATTGAACCAATCTCAAATCCACAAATGATTGAAATTGATGTAGAAACATATTATATCCTTAGCAAAAAACATCAACTATTAACAATTATCGACAACACTTTTTTAACACCTTATCTTTCGACACCACTCGAAGAAGGTGCAGATATCGTTCTGCATTCAGCAACAAAATATATTGGCGGACATAACGATGTGTTAGCTGGAGTTGTAACTGTTAAGGATGCTCAATTAGCTGAACAATTGAATCAATTCCATAATATGATTGGAGCAACTCTATCACCTCTTGATAGTTATCTTTTACAAAGAGGTCTAAAGACATTACATCTTCGCATAGAGCGTTCCCAAGAAAATGCTCAAAAACTTGCACAACGATGTCGCCAGTCAGATTCAATTGATGAAGTTTTATATAGTGGACGAACAGGCATGCTTAGTTTAAGACTGAACCAAGCATATAGCGTCGCTAAATTTTTAGAAAATTTAGAAATTTGTATATTTGCAGAAAGCTTAGGTGGTACAGAAACATTTATCACCTTCCCTTATACACAAACACACGTTGATATGCCAGATGAGGAAAAAGACAAACGTGGAATTGATGAATATCTCATCAGATTGTCCGTAGGTATAGAAGACTATAACGATATAGAAGCTGACATAATTCAAGCATTAGAGAATTCTAAAGTAGGAGTGATTTCATGA